A region from the Streptomyces tsukubensis genome encodes:
- a CDS encoding NAD(P)H-hydrate dehydratase — protein sequence MRTAHTVDTVRRAEAELMARLPEGTLMQRAAAGLATACAELLRGGGSNGGGGRVYGSRVVVLAGSGDNGGDALYAGARLARRGAGVTAVLLAPDRAHPGGLAALRAAGGRVADDPFEALDTADLVLDGITGIGGHGGLRPDAVPIARAARGSGAVVVAVDLPSGIEADSGEVLGEALRADLTVVFGTEKPGLLAGPAREYAGTVRLVDIGLGGILPSVPALEALQHTDVAHLLPEPNAASDKYRRGVVGIVAGSARYPGAAVLAVAGALRGGAGAVRYVGHAADAVIARFPESLVHAGPPGKAGRVQSWVVGPGLGDDLDAVAEVLAAPVPVLVDADGLRRLAEDPALLRDRAAPTLLTPHAGEAAALLNATRDEVEAARLAAVRELAARYGATVLLKGAATLIADPDPRVPVRANTMGTPWLATAGSGDVLAGLAGSLLAGGLSARDAGSAAAYLHGLAARRAAADAVPVTSYEVAEALGRAWRDVRETPGV from the coding sequence ATGCGTACCGCCCACACCGTGGACACCGTCCGCCGCGCCGAGGCCGAGCTGATGGCCCGGCTGCCCGAAGGCACGCTGATGCAGCGCGCCGCCGCCGGACTCGCCACCGCCTGCGCCGAACTCCTCCGCGGCGGTGGCAGCAATGGCGGCGGCGGGCGGGTGTACGGATCCCGGGTCGTCGTCCTCGCGGGCAGCGGCGACAACGGCGGCGACGCGCTCTACGCCGGCGCCCGGCTCGCCCGCCGGGGCGCGGGCGTCACCGCCGTACTCCTCGCACCCGACCGGGCGCACCCGGGCGGACTCGCCGCGCTGCGGGCCGCGGGCGGCCGGGTGGCGGACGACCCCTTCGAGGCGCTCGACACCGCCGATCTCGTCCTCGACGGCATCACCGGCATCGGCGGCCACGGCGGGCTGCGGCCCGACGCCGTGCCGATCGCCCGCGCCGCCCGCGGCTCCGGCGCGGTCGTCGTCGCCGTCGACCTGCCCAGCGGTATCGAGGCCGACAGCGGCGAGGTCCTCGGCGAGGCGCTCCGCGCCGACCTCACGGTCGTCTTCGGTACGGAGAAGCCGGGCCTGCTGGCCGGTCCGGCGCGCGAATACGCGGGCACGGTACGGCTCGTGGACATCGGGCTCGGCGGAATCCTGCCGTCCGTGCCCGCGCTGGAGGCGCTCCAGCACACCGATGTGGCGCATCTGCTGCCCGAACCGAACGCGGCCAGCGACAAGTACCGCCGCGGGGTGGTGGGGATCGTCGCCGGTTCGGCGCGCTATCCCGGCGCGGCCGTCCTCGCCGTCGCGGGCGCGCTGCGCGGCGGCGCCGGAGCCGTACGGTACGTGGGACACGCCGCCGACGCCGTCATCGCCCGCTTCCCGGAGTCCCTGGTCCACGCGGGCCCGCCGGGGAAGGCCGGGCGGGTCCAGTCATGGGTCGTCGGGCCCGGCCTCGGCGACGACCTCGACGCGGTCGCGGAGGTGCTCGCGGCCCCCGTACCGGTCCTGGTCGACGCGGACGGGCTGCGCCGCCTCGCCGAGGACCCCGCCCTGCTGCGCGACCGCGCCGCCCCGACCCTGCTGACCCCGCATGCGGGCGAGGCTGCCGCGCTTCTGAACGCCACCCGCGACGAGGTGGAGGCGGCCCGGCTCGCCGCGGTCCGTGAACTCGCGGCGCGCTACGGCGCCACCGTGCTGCTGAAGGGGGCGGCGACCCTGATCGCGGACCCCGACCCGCGTGTCCCCGTCCGGGCCAACACGATGGGCACCCCGTGGCTCGCGACCGCGGGCAGCGGCGACGTCCTCGCGGGCCTCGCGGGCTCCCTGCTGGCGGGCGGACTGTCCGCCCGCGACGCGGGCTCCGCCGCGGCCTACCTCCACGGCCTCGCGGCCCGCCGCGCGGCGGCCGACGCGGTCCCGGTGACGTCGTACGAGGTCGCGGAGGCGCTGGGCCGTGCGTGGCGGGACGTCCGGGAGACGCCGGGGGTGTAG
- the alr gene encoding alanine racemase has translation MNNTPTSTDTRRGLSSRARAEIDLDALRANVTSLRARTGRAALMAVVKSDGYGHGALPCAKAALEAGATWVATATPEEALALRAAGLDAPLMCWLWTPGGPWREGIEAGLDMSVSGMWALAEVTAAAREAGRPARIQLKADTGLGRNGCQPADWAELVAAARAAEAEGAVRVTGVWSHFARADEPGHPSVQQQLDTFGDMLAHAEGEGIDPEVRHIANSPATLTLPASHFDLVRTGIAMYGISPSPEVGTHRELGLRPVMTLSANVALVKGVPAGHGVSYGHTYVTAEETTLGLIPVGYADGIPRHASGRGPVLVAGERHTIAGRVAMDQFVVDLGGRKVQEGAEAVLFGPGDHGEPTAEDWARAADTIAYEIVTRIGQRVPRIHLGATEEHGSGDGPAQPA, from the coding sequence ATGAACAACACGCCGACCTCCACAGACACCCGTCGCGGCCTCTCCTCCCGGGCCCGGGCCGAGATCGACCTCGACGCGCTGCGCGCCAATGTGACGAGCCTGCGCGCCCGGACCGGCCGTGCCGCGCTGATGGCCGTGGTGAAGTCGGACGGATACGGGCACGGCGCCCTGCCCTGCGCCAAGGCCGCCCTGGAGGCGGGCGCGACCTGGGTCGCCACCGCCACGCCCGAGGAGGCGCTGGCCCTGCGCGCCGCCGGACTCGACGCACCGCTGATGTGCTGGCTGTGGACGCCCGGCGGCCCCTGGCGCGAAGGCATCGAGGCCGGTCTCGACATGTCCGTCAGCGGGATGTGGGCGCTGGCCGAGGTGACCGCCGCCGCCCGGGAGGCCGGCCGGCCCGCCCGGATCCAGCTCAAGGCCGATACGGGTCTCGGCCGCAACGGCTGCCAGCCCGCGGACTGGGCCGAACTCGTCGCCGCCGCCCGCGCCGCCGAGGCCGAAGGCGCGGTCCGGGTCACCGGCGTCTGGTCCCACTTCGCCCGCGCCGACGAGCCCGGCCACCCCTCCGTACAGCAACAGCTCGACACCTTCGGCGACATGCTGGCCCACGCGGAGGGCGAGGGCATCGACCCCGAGGTCCGCCATATCGCCAACTCCCCGGCCACCCTCACCCTCCCCGCATCGCATTTCGACCTGGTCCGCACCGGTATCGCCATGTACGGCATTTCGCCGTCCCCCGAGGTCGGCACCCACCGGGAGCTGGGCCTGCGGCCCGTCATGACCCTCTCCGCGAACGTCGCCCTGGTGAAGGGCGTACCCGCCGGACACGGCGTCAGCTACGGCCACACCTACGTCACCGCGGAGGAGACCACCCTCGGTCTGATCCCCGTCGGATACGCCGACGGCATCCCGCGCCACGCCTCCGGCCGCGGCCCCGTCCTCGTCGCGGGCGAGCGCCATACGATCGCGGGCCGGGTCGCCATGGACCAGTTCGTGGTCGACCTCGGCGGCCGCAAGGTCCAGGAGGGCGCGGAGGCCGTGCTCTTCGGACCGGGCGACCACGGCGAGCCGACCGCCGAGGACTGGGCGCGCGCCGCGGACACCATCGCGTACGAGATCGTCACCCGGATCGGGCAGCGGGTACCCCGTATCCACCTCGGCGCCACCGAAGAACACGGTTCCGGGGACGGGCCCGCACAACCCGCATAG
- a CDS encoding alpha/beta fold hydrolase: MTETSTGNALTGAAAAVSAAADAASGTGTPGWRRAGIAGIAIGVIAAGAAAGVAVERLTVGRGVRKKARLALDATGPYGALRGTPGKAVADDGTLLYYEVDEVDPGAAAPRRRRLFGRRAPAPVTVVFSHGYCLNQDSWHFQRAALRGLVRTVHWDQRSHGRSARGVAQQGPERVPVSIDQLGRDLKAVLDAAAPEGPVVLVGHSMGGMTVMALGEQYPEYVRERVAGVAFIGTSSGRLGEVDYGLPVAGVAAVRRVLPGVLRALGSQAELVERGRRATADLFAGLIKRYSFSSRDVDPAIVRFAERMIESTPIDVVAEFYPAFDEHDKAERLGVFEELPVLVLAGDRDLVTPSAHSEVIADRLPEAELVIVPDAGHLVMLEHPEAVTDRLADLLARAGAVPAAANVGPYGSTAQPG, from the coding sequence GTGACCGAGACCAGCACGGGGAACGCCCTCACCGGAGCGGCGGCCGCGGTCTCCGCCGCCGCGGACGCCGCGAGCGGCACCGGCACGCCCGGCTGGCGCCGCGCCGGGATCGCGGGCATCGCGATAGGCGTGATCGCCGCGGGCGCGGCGGCGGGCGTCGCCGTCGAACGCCTCACCGTCGGCCGCGGCGTACGGAAGAAGGCCCGGCTCGCCCTCGACGCGACCGGCCCGTACGGAGCCCTGCGCGGCACCCCCGGCAAAGCCGTCGCCGACGACGGCACCCTGCTCTACTACGAGGTCGACGAGGTCGACCCGGGGGCCGCCGCCCCCCGCCGCCGCCGGCTCTTCGGCCGCCGCGCCCCCGCGCCCGTCACCGTCGTCTTCAGCCACGGCTACTGCCTCAACCAGGACTCCTGGCACTTCCAGCGCGCCGCCCTGCGCGGACTGGTCCGCACCGTCCACTGGGACCAGCGCAGCCACGGCCGCTCCGCCCGCGGCGTCGCCCAGCAGGGCCCGGAGCGGGTGCCGGTCTCCATCGACCAACTCGGCCGCGATCTGAAGGCCGTACTCGACGCCGCGGCACCGGAGGGGCCGGTGGTGCTCGTGGGGCACTCCATGGGCGGGATGACGGTGATGGCGCTGGGCGAGCAGTATCCGGAGTATGTCCGTGAGCGTGTCGCGGGCGTGGCCTTCATCGGCACCTCCAGCGGCCGGCTCGGCGAGGTCGACTACGGGCTTCCGGTCGCGGGCGTCGCCGCCGTCCGGCGGGTCCTGCCCGGAGTGCTGCGCGCCCTCGGCTCCCAGGCCGAGCTGGTGGAGCGCGGCCGCCGGGCCACGGCCGACCTCTTCGCCGGGCTGATCAAGCGCTACTCGTTCTCGTCGCGGGACGTCGACCCCGCGATCGTCCGGTTCGCCGAGCGCATGATCGAATCGACCCCGATCGACGTGGTCGCGGAGTTCTATCCCGCCTTCGACGAACACGACAAGGCGGAGCGGCTCGGAGTCTTCGAGGAGTTGCCGGTGCTCGTGCTGGCCGGGGACCGGGATCTGGTCACGCCCAGCGCGCACAGCGAGGTCATCGCCGACCGGCTCCCCGAGGCCGAACTGGTGATCGTGCCGGACGCCGGTCATCTGGTGATGCTGGAGCATCCGGAGGCGGTCACGGACCGGCTGGCGGATCTGCTCGCCCGGGCCGGGGCCGTACCGGCAGCGGCTAACGTTGGCCCGTATGGAAGCACCGCACAACCCGGCTGA
- the tsaE gene encoding tRNA (adenosine(37)-N6)-threonylcarbamoyltransferase complex ATPase subunit type 1 TsaE, with amino-acid sequence MEAPHNPADAPGAPGLPDTAPQSGSQNGSRPAREARIAVDSAARMTELGRRLAVRLRPGDLVMLTGELGAGKTTLTRGLGEGLGVRGAVTSPTFVIARVHPPLGDGPALVHVDAYRLGGGLDEMEDLDLDVSLPDSVVVVEWGDGKVEDLSEDRLHVVIHRVVGDTDDDRRTVTLTGYGARWTDADLALE; translated from the coding sequence ATGGAAGCACCGCACAACCCGGCTGACGCCCCCGGGGCCCCCGGCCTCCCCGACACCGCCCCGCAGAGCGGTTCGCAGAACGGTTCACGGCCGGCCCGGGAGGCCCGGATCGCCGTCGACTCGGCGGCCCGGATGACGGAGCTGGGCCGCCGGCTCGCGGTCCGGCTGCGCCCCGGCGATCTGGTGATGCTCACCGGCGAACTGGGCGCCGGGAAGACGACGCTCACCCGCGGGCTCGGCGAGGGCCTCGGCGTCCGCGGCGCCGTGACCTCGCCGACGTTCGTCATCGCCCGGGTCCATCCGCCGCTGGGTGACGGACCGGCGCTGGTCCACGTCGATGCGTACCGCCTGGGCGGCGGGCTCGACGAGATGGAGGACCTGGACCTGGACGTATCGCTGCCGGACTCCGTGGTGGTGGTCGAGTGGGGCGACGGCAAGGTCGAGGACCTGTCGGAGGACCGGCTGCACGTGGTGATCCACCGGGTGGTGGGCGATACGGACGACGACCGGCGGACCGTGACGCTGACGGGGTACGGCGCCCGCTGGACGGACGCGGATCTCGCGCTGGAGTGA
- the tsaB gene encoding tRNA (adenosine(37)-N6)-threonylcarbamoyltransferase complex dimerization subunit type 1 TsaB, protein MLLLAVDTATPAVTAALHDGTKVLAESSRVDARRHGELLLPAVDRVLAEAGVALDAVTAVVTGVGPGPYTGLRVGLVTAATFGSALGVPVYGLCTLDGLAYAAGRDTGVTGPFVVATDARRKEVYWARYASPCERVTGPAVDRPADIAEQLAGLPAVGAGALLYPDAFPTVVPGAPEHVSAAALAALAAEKLAEGGDTGPAEGAFLPPQPLYLRRPDAQVPKNYKVVTPQ, encoded by the coding sequence GTGCTCCTGCTCGCCGTAGATACCGCCACGCCCGCCGTCACCGCCGCTCTCCACGACGGCACGAAAGTGCTCGCCGAGTCCAGCCGGGTCGACGCCAGGCGCCACGGCGAACTGCTGTTGCCCGCCGTCGACCGGGTGCTGGCCGAGGCCGGGGTCGCCCTGGACGCCGTCACCGCCGTGGTGACCGGAGTCGGCCCCGGCCCGTACACCGGACTGCGGGTCGGCCTGGTGACCGCGGCCACCTTCGGTTCGGCGCTCGGCGTGCCGGTCTACGGGCTCTGCACCCTGGACGGCCTCGCCTACGCGGCCGGCCGGGACACCGGGGTCACCGGCCCCTTCGTGGTGGCGACGGACGCCCGCCGCAAGGAGGTCTACTGGGCCCGGTACGCCTCGCCGTGCGAGCGCGTCACCGGACCCGCCGTGGACCGTCCCGCCGATATCGCCGAGCAGCTCGCGGGCCTGCCCGCCGTCGGCGCCGGTGCCCTGCTCTACCCGGACGCCTTCCCCACCGTGGTGCCCGGCGCCCCGGAGCACGTCTCGGCCGCCGCGCTGGCCGCCCTGGCCGCCGAGAAGCTCGCCGAAGGCGGGGATACGGGCCCGGCCGAGGGCGCGTTCCTGCCGCCGCAGCCGCTGTATCTGCGCCGCCCCGACGCGCAGGTCCCCAAGAACTACAAGGTGGTCACGCCGCAGTGA
- a CDS encoding GNAT family N-acetyltransferase: MRWWDLEQVLALENDLFPEDAWSAGMFWGDLAHARGPRATRRFVVAEEPGPPGEDGRTGGGRITGYAGLGAAGGLADVLTIAVARERWGTGLGAALLTDLLQHATAFECDEVLLEVRVDNIRAQKLYERFGFEPIGIRRGYYQPGNIDALVMRHQVHGTAREC, encoded by the coding sequence ATGCGCTGGTGGGATCTGGAGCAGGTGCTGGCCCTGGAGAACGACCTCTTCCCGGAGGACGCCTGGTCCGCCGGGATGTTCTGGGGCGATCTCGCCCATGCCCGCGGACCGCGGGCGACCCGCCGCTTCGTCGTGGCCGAGGAGCCCGGCCCCCCGGGTGAGGACGGCCGGACCGGCGGAGGCCGGATCACCGGTTACGCCGGTCTCGGCGCGGCGGGCGGACTCGCGGACGTGCTGACGATCGCGGTCGCCCGGGAGCGCTGGGGCACCGGTCTCGGGGCCGCGCTGCTGACCGATCTGCTCCAGCACGCCACCGCCTTCGAATGCGACGAGGTCCTCCTCGAAGTGCGGGTGGACAACATCAGGGCCCAGAAGCTGTACGAGCGCTTCGGCTTCGAGCCCATCGGAATCCGCCGCGGCTACTACCAGCCCGGCAATATCGACGCGCTCGTCATGCGCCACCAGGTGCACGGCACGGCAAGGGAATGTTGA
- the tsaD gene encoding tRNA (adenosine(37)-N6)-threonylcarbamoyltransferase complex transferase subunit TsaD → MADEPLVLGIETSCDETGVGIVRGTTLLADAVASSVDTHARFGGVVPEIASRAHLEAMVPTIERALKEAGVSPRDLDGIAVTAGPGLAGALLVGVAAAKAYAYALNKPLYGVNHLASHICVDQLEHGKLPEPTMALLVSGGHSSLLLAPDITSDVRPLGATIDDAAGEAFDKIARVLDLGFPGGPVIDRLAKEGDPAAIAFPRGLTGSRDPAYDFSFSGLKTAVARWIEAKRAAGEEVPVRDVAASFQEAVVDVLTRKAVRACLDEGVDHLMIGGGVAANSRLRALAQERCERAGIRLRVPRPKLCTDNGAMVAALGAEMVARNRPASDLELSADSSLPVTDPHVPGEHAHGHEHSHGHSHSHGHSHDHDHVHEISKKNLYS, encoded by the coding sequence ATGGCTGACGAACCGCTCGTACTCGGTATCGAAACGTCCTGCGACGAGACCGGCGTCGGCATCGTGCGCGGGACGACCCTCCTCGCCGACGCCGTGGCGTCCAGTGTCGACACGCACGCCCGTTTCGGCGGTGTGGTCCCCGAGATCGCGTCCCGCGCGCATCTGGAGGCGATGGTCCCCACCATCGAACGCGCCCTGAAGGAAGCGGGTGTCTCCCCGCGCGACCTCGACGGGATCGCGGTCACCGCGGGCCCCGGCCTCGCGGGCGCGCTGCTGGTGGGCGTCGCGGCGGCCAAGGCGTACGCGTACGCCCTGAACAAGCCGTTGTACGGGGTGAACCACCTCGCCTCCCATATCTGCGTCGACCAGCTGGAGCACGGCAAGCTGCCCGAGCCGACGATGGCGCTGCTGGTGTCCGGCGGGCACTCCTCGCTGCTGCTGGCCCCGGACATCACCAGTGATGTACGGCCGCTGGGCGCGACCATCGACGACGCGGCGGGCGAGGCCTTCGACAAGATCGCCCGGGTGCTCGACCTGGGCTTCCCCGGCGGTCCGGTGATCGACCGGCTGGCGAAGGAGGGCGACCCGGCGGCGATCGCCTTCCCGCGCGGGCTGACCGGCTCGCGCGACCCCGCGTACGACTTCTCCTTCTCGGGGCTGAAGACGGCCGTGGCCCGCTGGATCGAAGCGAAGCGGGCGGCGGGGGAGGAGGTGCCGGTACGGGATGTGGCGGCGTCCTTCCAGGAGGCGGTCGTGGACGTGCTCACCCGCAAGGCCGTCCGGGCCTGCCTGGACGAGGGCGTCGACCATCTGATGATCGGCGGCGGTGTCGCGGCCAACTCGCGGCTGCGGGCGCTGGCCCAGGAGCGGTGCGAGCGGGCGGGCATCCGGCTGCGGGTGCCGCGGCCCAAGCTGTGCACGGACAACGGCGCGATGGTGGCGGCGCTGGGGGCCGAGATGGTGGCCCGCAACCGCCCGGCCTCCGATCTGGAGCTGTCGGCGGACTCGTCCCTGCCGGTGACGGACCCGCACGTACCCGGTGAGCACGCCCACGGCCACGAGCACAGTCACGGCCACAGCCACAGTCACGGTCACTCCCATGACCACGACCATGTGCACGAGATCAGCAAGAAGAACCTCTACTCGTGA